The nucleotide sequence GACCTGACCGTAGCCGCCAACGACCGCATGGCCCTTGAGACGGAACTGTTCAGGGCCATGGACGCCGCTGTTTTTGAAGTGCACTACCAGCCCAAGATCAACATTGCCGACAGAACCCTTGAAGGCTGCGAGGCCCTGGTGCGCTGGAAGCGTGCCGACGGCAACTGGATATCGCCGTCGGTGTTCATCCCTCTTGCCGAAGAGACGGGCCTTGTGCGCCGGCTCGACATGTTTGTGCTGCGCCGGGCTTGCAGGCAGCAGCGCGAGTGGCTGGCCCAGGGCCTGGGCAATGTGCGGGTGGCGGTCAACATGTCGGGCCGCAGCATCGCGGCCGAAACCTTTGCGGACGACGTGCTGGACTTGTTGAGGCGGGAGGACGTGCGGCCGGAGCATGTCGGCATCGAAATAACCGAGACGGCCTTTATGTCCAACATGGCCGAGGCGTCACGAGCCATCGCGGCCCTGAGCGAGCAAGGCGTGCGGATATATCTGGACGATTTTGGCACGGGCTATTCTTCGCTCCACTATCTGCACACTATGCCCATTGCCAGCCTCAAAATCGACAAGTCGTTCATCGACGGCATCAACGCGCCCGCCAACGCCTCCAACGAAATGGTCAAAACCGTGCTTACGCTGGCCTCGGGCCTTGGCATGTCCACCGTGGCCGAAGGCGTGGAAACGCGCGAACAGGCAGAATTTCTGGCGGAAAACGGCTGCAGGGTCATCCAGGGCTACCTGTTTTCGCCAGCGCTCAAGGGCAGCGACTTTGCGGCCTTTCTTATGGATTACCCGGCGCGGGTGGCGGCGGCCCTGGCATAAACAGTTCTTGCCGTATTGGCCAACAAAAGCCCCGTGAGACTTCTCACGGGGCTTTTGCTGCTGATAATTGCTGCGACGTGCCGTGCAGCGAGCGGTGCGGGCCATTGCCGCGCATCTACGTGCAGGTTAGCGCGCTCCCTTGGGAAACAGCACCACGCCCACGGTTTTGAAAACAATGTTGATGTCCAGCAGGATGGACATGTTCTTGATGTAGTACAGGTCGTACTCAAGCTTGCGGCGCGCGTCTTCCTCGGATGCGCCGTAGGGGTAGCACACCTGCGCCCAGCCTGTGAGGCCAGGCTTAACCGTGTGGCGCAGGCTGTAGTAGGGTATGGTGTCCTTGAGCTGGCGCACAAAGGCCATACGCTCGGGGCGGGGGCCGATAAAGCTCATGTCGCCCTTGAGGATGTTCCATATCTGGGGCAGCTCGTCTATGCGCACCTTGCGGATAAATTTGCCAAACGTGGTCACGCGGGCGTCATGGGCGCTGGCCCAGACCGCGCCGTTCTTTTCCGCATCGGCCCGCATGGAGCGGAATTTGTAAACGGTAAATTCCTTTTCAAACAGGCCCACGCGGTCCTGCTTGTAGATGACCGGGCCGGGCGATTCGAGCCGCACGATAATGGCCGTCAACAGCATGATGGGCGCTGCGGGTATGAGCAGCAGCAGCGAAATCAGCACGTCCAGCGCACGCTTGAGGCGGCGCAGCGACCCACGGGTGTTGAGCGAAAAGCCCTCGGTCTGCAGCAGCCACTCGTCGTTGATCTGCGAGAGCGGCAGGCGCTGCACCACATGCTCGTAAAAACTGCGTATATCCACCACCATGCTGCCGCGCAGTTTTGCTTCGAGCAGGTCGTGGGCAATGTCGTCGTCAATGGGGGCGTCGGGCAGCAGCAGAATCATGGTCGCCTGCTTTTCCTTGGCGATGTCCAGCGCCATAAAGGGCGCGCCAAGGCACGGCCCGGCGTCAGGCCCCTGGTCGCGTTCGCCCACGTAGCCCAGAATCTGGGCCTTGGGCAGGCCCTCGGCCAGCAGCTGGCGCACCTTGCCAGCGCGGTCTACGCCCACAAGCAGGATGCGCAGGGGGTGGGTGAGCCTTTCGGCATTGAGGTGGTATATCCAGCGCCAGCCCAGCGAAAAGCAGAGCGAAAGCAAAAAGAGCATGACCACGGTTTCGCGGTCAAACCGCCAGTGCTGAAAGGCGTAGGAAGCCGTTGCCGAAGAAATGATGCCCAGCAGGCAGGCCACCAGCACCCGGCCCACGGTCTCTTTAAAATCCTCGTTGCCCACGCTGTAGGCATCAAGAATGTAAAAAAAGAGCATATAAAAAAAGATGGTAAAGAGCGTGGCGCCCGTATAGTCATGAAAAATGCTCAGATCCGGCTCGACCGTCAAAAAGCCGGAAATGCTGAGGGCAAGCAGAATGCAGACGAGATCCAGCAACTGCAGAAGCGCCATGCGGTATGTACTTATCATAGTGTGTCCTCAGTGGCGGGGACGTGCATGTCTTGAAGAATGCGCGCAGCCACTTTTTCGGCGTCAAATTCGTTCACGGCCATTTCGCGTCCGGACTGACCCATGCGGGCAATGTCTTGCGGACGGGTGATAAAGGCTTCCATGGCGCTGGCCAGAGCCTGCGGGTCGCGTACAGGCACAAGATACCCGTTGACGCCGTCGCGCACAACTTCGCGGCAGCCCGGCGCATCGGTAACCACGGCAGGCCGCCCCATGCTCATTCCCTCCATGATGGAGGTGGGCGTACCCTCGCGCCACGAGGGCAGCACCAGCACATGGGCCGCGCCCACATAGGGGCGCACGTCGCGCGTTTCACCAAGGTATTCGATGCCGCCCTGTTGCTGCCAGCTGCGCATCTGTTCCATGCTCACGCTGCCAAGGCCTTTTTCCGGCGGGCCAAGCACCTGAAAGCGGGCCTCGGGGTAGCGGGCCTTGAGCAGGCGCGCCGCCTCGGCGTATTCCGGCAGGCCCTTGGCCTCAAGCAGCCGCGCAACCAGCAGAAAAACCGGGGCTCCGTTCAGTTGTCCATCAGGGGAATAGTTGGGGAACGGGGTGGGGGCAAAGCGCCTGGTATCCACCCCTGTGCCGCGCGCCGTTAGCACGCGGGCGCTGGAGCCCAAAATGCCCGACTGGCGAAAAACCGCGATGTCGTCCTGGTTTTGAAAAAAAACGCCCTCAACCCCGGCAAGGGCCGTGGCGTAAAGCAGACGGCCCAGACGGTTGACGCATTTTTTCAAAAGAGTGTCGGCCTCAAAGGCGTAGCCAAGGCCCGTAATGGTTGCGTAGATGTGCGGCACCCGCGCCAGCTTTGCGGCCAGGCAACCGTATATGACGGGCTTGATGGTGGAGGCGAAAAGCAAATCGGGCTTTTCCTGCCTGAAAAGACAAAACAGTTCGCGGGCGGTGCGCAGGTCGCTCAGGGGGTTGAGCCCCTTGCGGTCCAGCGCGTAGTGGCGCAGGCGCGCTCCCTGTGCGGCCAGCGCCGCCTCGGCGTCGGCATCCCCCGCAGGAGCGCAGCAAATGACCTCATGCCCTGCCCGCCGCATGTGGCGAATCAGCACGCTCCAAAAATTGCTCATGGCTTTTGCCTGGTTGCCCAGAACAATGATCTTCATGCTTGGCGCTCTCCCTTGCCCCGCGCTGCCCTGCGGGCGTATGTCGCATACGCAAGCCTATAGCATCACAACGATGCTATGAAAAGGGGCAAGCCATGTGTGGGTATGCAGTGGCCCGCCAGAGCTCCGGCTTTACAGTCGCACCGCTACGGGGTAAAAGCGTTGTGGTTGTGACGCCCGGCAGAGAGCCGGGGCATACCGCAAATCTGAAAACAGGACGCAACACATGAGCGCGTATTCCGACCTTACCAAATCCATGACCGCCCAGCCTTCACGTTGGCTTGTTACCGGCGTGGCGGGCTTTATTGGCTCAAATTTGCTGGAACATCTTTTGAAACTTGGCCAGACCGTTGTGGGGCTGGACAACTTTCTCACCGGTTACCAGAAGAACCTGGACATGGTGCGCGACATCGTGGGGCCTGAAGCGTGGAGCCGGTTTACCTTTATTGAAGGCGATATCCGCGATATCGACACCTGCCGCGCCGCCTGCCAGGGTGTGCAGCACGTGCTGCACGAGGCCGCCCTTGGCTCTGTGCCGCGTTCCATCGACGATCCCCTGCTGTCCAACAGCTGCAATATTACCGGCTATCTGCACATGCTTGTGGCCGCGCGTGATGCGGGCGTAAAAAGCTTTGTGTACGCGGCGTCTTCCTCCACCTACGGCGATTCGCCCGAGTTGCCCAAGGTGGAAGACAAGATCGGCAACCCCCTGTCGCCCTACGCCGTCACCAAGTACGTGGACGAACTGTATGCCGACGTGTTCCACCGCTGCTACGGTTTTTCCAGCGTGGGCCTGCGCTACTTCAACGTGTTCGGCCAGCGGCAGGATCCCTACGGGGCCTATGCGGCCGTCATCCCCCAGTGGTTTGCCAGCCTCATCAAGCAGGAAACCGTTTTTGTGAACGGCGACGGCGAGACCAGCCGCGATTTTTGCTACATCGACAACGTCGTGCAGGCCAATCTGCTGGCCAGTTTTGCCCAGGGCGACGCCGCCAACAAGGTTTACAACGTGGCCTTTGGCCAGCGTACGACCCTGAACGAGCTTTTTGACCTGATCAAGGAAGAAGTGGCCCGCCACAAGCCCGAGGTGCAGGGCGCGCAGTGCGTGCACCGCGACTTCCGCGCTGGCGACGTGCGCCATTCGCTTGCCGACATCAGCCGCGCCGCAAAGCTGCTGGGCTACGGCCCGCAGTTTGACGTGCGCCAGGGCCTGCGCCTGGCGGGCGACTGGTACGCCGCCAACCTGTAGCCGTCAGCTCTGCATCCCTGCAAATATGAAACCCCGCGCAAGCGGGGTTTTTTGCTGTCAAAGATCAGCATCGCGAGATGTTGCGAGAGTTCAGGCGTTGGATGTTCCTTTGAGTCGGTGGACGCTCCGCTGCCAGTTTAAACCATCCTCACGCCGCTCATCTGTCCCTATTTGTCGCCCACAACAAACGCCCCAGGGTACATGCCGCGAAAAACTTCAAGCTGCTGCTGCGCGCCGAACGAATCGGGCCACGGCCCTACCTGCACGTTCCACATGTTGTTGCTGCCGTAGACAAGCCGTCCTTGGTTGCCGCTCTGCGAAAGGATGCTGATGAGGTTGTCGGCGTTGATTCTGTCGGCAAAGGCCCCCACCTGCACGTAAAAAGCTCCCGTCAGGTCGCCGTCCTCCTGCATGCGCTCGACGCTGCCCATGCTCTGCACGCGCACTCGCGCCGTGCCGGGGCCGACAATGCTGAGTCGGTTGGCCGCAGCCCGCGAAAGATCAATGACGCGGTCGTCCACAAAGGGGCCGCGGTCGTTGATGCGCACGATAATGGAGCGGCCGTTGCCCAGATGCGTAACGCGCACCCTTGTGCCCAGCGGCAAAATCTTGTGGGCTGCCGTCATGGCGTACTGGTTGTAGGTCTCGCCGTTGGCGGTGGTTCTGCCGTGGAAGCCGGGGCCGTACCATGAGGCCGTGCCTTCTTCCACAAAGCCGTTGGCCGACTTGAGGGGGTAGTAGGTCTTGCCGCGCACCGTGTAGGGGCGGCTGCCCGGCACCCCGCCCTTGTGCCAGGAGCGCGAGCCGCAGCCAGCGAGCAGGGCGGCGCAAAGCAGTGCTGTAAAAAAAAGCAGAAGTGGTCGCGCCGTCATGCACATCCGCGGCCCTGGCCAGCCAGATAGGGCAGGCAGGGGAGGGAATTTTTTTTGCCGCAGGCAGCGCATACGCCAGTTCCTTCGCATTGCGCAGTGGATTCGCACTCAAGCTCGGCCAGCAGGGCAAGACCATCCCGCCCCAGTCTGCCGCTTTCTTTTGCCTTGGCAAGCAGGGCAAGCGCGGGCTCGTGGCGACCGGCATTCAAAAAATCCCGGGCGGCCATGAGGTAGAGCCGCTCCCTGTCGTTGCCAAAAAGCGAGGCCAGCAAGTGGTCGTAGTTGGGCCCAAAGACGCGGCGGGCAAAGTCCTCCTCGCTGGCGAGCCAGCGGGCAAGATGGGCATTGTACCGCTCGACGGCCA is from Desulfovibrio desulfuricans and encodes:
- a CDS encoding sugar transferase yields the protein MISTYRMALLQLLDLVCILLALSISGFLTVEPDLSIFHDYTGATLFTIFFYMLFFYILDAYSVGNEDFKETVGRVLVACLLGIISSATASYAFQHWRFDRETVVMLFLLSLCFSLGWRWIYHLNAERLTHPLRILLVGVDRAGKVRQLLAEGLPKAQILGYVGERDQGPDAGPCLGAPFMALDIAKEKQATMILLLPDAPIDDDIAHDLLEAKLRGSMVVDIRSFYEHVVQRLPLSQINDEWLLQTEGFSLNTRGSLRRLKRALDVLISLLLLIPAAPIMLLTAIIVRLESPGPVIYKQDRVGLFEKEFTVYKFRSMRADAEKNGAVWASAHDARVTTFGKFIRKVRIDELPQIWNILKGDMSFIGPRPERMAFVRQLKDTIPYYSLRHTVKPGLTGWAQVCYPYGASEEDARRKLEYDLYYIKNMSILLDINIVFKTVGVVLFPKGAR
- a CDS encoding glycosyltransferase family 4 protein encodes the protein MKIIVLGNQAKAMSNFWSVLIRHMRRAGHEVICCAPAGDADAEAALAAQGARLRHYALDRKGLNPLSDLRTARELFCLFRQEKPDLLFASTIKPVIYGCLAAKLARVPHIYATITGLGYAFEADTLLKKCVNRLGRLLYATALAGVEGVFFQNQDDIAVFRQSGILGSSARVLTARGTGVDTRRFAPTPFPNYSPDGQLNGAPVFLLVARLLEAKGLPEYAEAARLLKARYPEARFQVLGPPEKGLGSVSMEQMRSWQQQGGIEYLGETRDVRPYVGAAHVLVLPSWREGTPTSIMEGMSMGRPAVVTDAPGCREVVRDGVNGYLVPVRDPQALASAMEAFITRPQDIARMGQSGREMAVNEFDAEKVAARILQDMHVPATEDTL
- a CDS encoding SDR family oxidoreductase, producing MSAYSDLTKSMTAQPSRWLVTGVAGFIGSNLLEHLLKLGQTVVGLDNFLTGYQKNLDMVRDIVGPEAWSRFTFIEGDIRDIDTCRAACQGVQHVLHEAALGSVPRSIDDPLLSNSCNITGYLHMLVAARDAGVKSFVYAASSSTYGDSPELPKVEDKIGNPLSPYAVTKYVDELYADVFHRCYGFSSVGLRYFNVFGQRQDPYGAYAAVIPQWFASLIKQETVFVNGDGETSRDFCYIDNVVQANLLASFAQGDAANKVYNVAFGQRTTLNELFDLIKEEVARHKPEVQGAQCVHRDFRAGDVRHSLADISRAAKLLGYGPQFDVRQGLRLAGDWYAANL
- a CDS encoding septal ring lytic transglycosylase RlpA family protein, with product MTARPLLLFFTALLCAALLAGCGSRSWHKGGVPGSRPYTVRGKTYYPLKSANGFVEEGTASWYGPGFHGRTTANGETYNQYAMTAAHKILPLGTRVRVTHLGNGRSIIVRINDRGPFVDDRVIDLSRAAANRLSIVGPGTARVRVQSMGSVERMQEDGDLTGAFYVQVGAFADRINADNLISILSQSGNQGRLVYGSNNMWNVQVGPWPDSFGAQQQLEVFRGMYPGAFVVGDK